A genomic window from Ferrimicrobium sp. includes:
- the glpK gene encoding glycerol kinase GlpK translates to MTKYILALDQGTTSSRAILFDEAGLPVAVGQQEFRQIYPQPGWVEHDPEEIWQSQWQAIQNCVKRAGIDVRDIAGVGITNQRETTVVWNRHTGQAVYNAIVWQCRRTAGMCDRLREAGHTDRVRSKTGLVIDAYFSGTKVAWILDNVPGAREQAERGELVFGTIDSWLISKLTHNKLHVTDYSNASRTMIYNIHDLSWDDELLGLLNIPRSMCPTVVDSSGVLGEVDASWLGRAIPIAGIAGDQQAALFGQGCYTPGSAKNTYGTGSFLLMNTGNEAVASKNGLVTTLAWGINHKVTYALEGSIFITGAVVQWLRDELGLITKAEETEALALSVPDTGGVYLVPAFVGLGAPWWDSYARGTIVGLTRGSNRAHIARAALESIAYQSRDVLEAMRSDSGQAVDVLRVDGGAINNSFLAQFQADIIGIRVERPKVTETTAMGAAFLAGLAVGIWDGFEPLSQVWQRDALFYPSMSASRRDELVEGWKRAVERAKNWIQL, encoded by the coding sequence GTGACTAAATACATACTTGCCCTTGATCAAGGAACGACGTCGTCACGAGCAATTTTGTTTGACGAGGCCGGGTTGCCTGTTGCTGTCGGACAGCAGGAGTTTCGACAAATCTATCCTCAGCCTGGTTGGGTCGAGCATGATCCAGAGGAAATATGGCAGAGTCAATGGCAAGCGATTCAGAACTGTGTCAAGAGAGCAGGTATCGATGTCCGAGACATCGCTGGCGTTGGGATCACCAACCAACGAGAGACGACGGTGGTCTGGAATCGGCACACTGGGCAGGCGGTTTATAACGCGATCGTGTGGCAGTGTAGGCGTACCGCGGGGATGTGTGACCGGCTTCGCGAAGCCGGTCACACGGATAGGGTTCGCTCCAAGACAGGGTTAGTGATCGATGCTTACTTCTCGGGAACTAAGGTTGCCTGGATTTTGGATAATGTTCCTGGTGCTCGTGAGCAAGCTGAGCGTGGGGAGCTTGTTTTTGGCACGATCGACTCGTGGTTGATCAGCAAGTTGACTCACAATAAGCTCCATGTCACCGACTACTCGAACGCCTCGAGGACCATGATCTACAACATCCATGATCTTTCGTGGGATGACGAGTTGTTGGGTCTGTTGAACATTCCACGTTCAATGTGCCCCACCGTCGTGGACTCCTCTGGTGTCCTTGGTGAGGTCGATGCGAGTTGGCTCGGACGTGCAATCCCGATAGCTGGAATCGCCGGCGATCAGCAGGCTGCGCTTTTTGGCCAGGGTTGTTATACGCCAGGATCGGCTAAGAACACTTATGGTACGGGCTCATTTCTGCTGATGAATACGGGCAACGAGGCGGTGGCCTCCAAGAATGGGCTAGTCACGACGCTCGCCTGGGGGATCAATCACAAGGTGACCTACGCCCTCGAGGGTTCGATCTTCATCACCGGTGCGGTGGTCCAGTGGCTCCGCGATGAGCTCGGACTGATCACCAAGGCAGAGGAGACTGAAGCTTTGGCGCTGTCGGTGCCCGATACTGGTGGGGTCTATCTTGTTCCGGCCTTTGTCGGGCTTGGAGCTCCGTGGTGGGACAGTTATGCGCGAGGAACCATCGTGGGGTTGACCAGAGGGTCGAATCGAGCTCACATCGCGAGGGCGGCTTTGGAGTCGATCGCGTATCAGTCGCGAGATGTCCTCGAAGCGATGCGTTCGGACTCAGGACAGGCCGTCGACGTGCTGCGCGTCGACGGGGGAGCCATCAACAACAGCTTCTTGGCCCAGTTTCAAGCTGACATCATCGGTATCAGGGTCGAACGGCCCAAGGTGACCGAGACGACGGCGATGGGTGCCGCCTTCTTGGCCGGCCTTGCCGTCGGGATCTGGGATGGTTTTGAGCCCCTCAGCCAAGTTTGGCAACGCGATGCCCTTTTTTATCCATCGATGAGTGCCTCTCGGCGTGACGAGTTGGTCGAAGGATGGAAACGGGCGGTTGAACGTGCGAAGAATTGGATTCAACTGTGA